The Mus musculus strain 129S6/SvEvTac chromosome 17 genomic contig, GRCm38.p6 alternate locus group 129S6/SvEvTac 129S6/SVEVTAC_MMCHR17_CTG1 DNA segment tcctccccttcctcctcttcctcctcttcctcctcttcctcctcctcttcctcttcctcctcctcttcctcctcctcctcctcctctatggATCTACTTATGTGTGCTAGCTATATATAACTGTATACTAATACTGAATTAGTATACAGTCTGGAAGTAACCCTATGTCTCAATGCCAGATAACGTTCAGGACTATTGCTCTGTATATAGGTGAAAATTTTATCACCTCcatagtcgtgtgtgtgtgtgtgtgtgtgtgtgtgtgtgtgtgattttctccTAGCCTTTGCCTCTGGACTTCTGGAATTtaaggcatgcactgccaccaCCTCTGGGCCAATTTACTTTGGCAAAATCAACCCTTTGTAACAGAAGACAGAATAGATGAGTGAATGTTGAGGGAGTCAATAGCTCTTTAAGGTAAGTCTGTGTTCCAGGTCTTCTCTCCTTTGATCCTTGGTAATGTGGAACACGGAATTCTGTTCAAGAGTCACCTCCCACCCTTTGTCAAATCTCGGAGGGCCCCATTTTCTGGATGCTTCTTTTTAGGGCGGCCTTGACGTCTGCATTCCTCAGGCTGTAGATGACAGGATTGAGGATGGGGGTGATCACAGCATAGAAGAGGGACAGCAGGGGGTCCGTGGTTGGGTCATAGCTGGCCTTAGGGCGGATATAGATAAAGATGGCAGTACCATAGAAGAGAGACACCACTACCAGGTGGGAGGAACAGGTGGAGAAGGCTTTGCGGCGACCAGCAGCGGATGGGATGCGGAAAATGGTGACCAGGATCCGTCCGTAGGAGCTAAGAATGAGGCCAAAGGGGCACAAGATGATAAGGGCGGCAGCCAGGATAATCTGCAGCTCGTTGAGCGAGGTGTCTCCACACACCAACTGCAGCACCGGCTGGATCTCACAGAAGAAGTGAGGGACAGCGTTGGGGCCACAGAAGGGCaaggagaagatgaaggaggTGTGGCCCAGCCCCACTAGAGCCCCGCAAGACCACGCGGCGCCCGCGAGCTGCACACAAACCCTGCGGCTGAGCAGCACCTGGTAGCGCAGGGGCTCGCAGATCGCagcatagcggtcataggccatggcaGCCAGCAGGCAGCACTCGGTGGcaccaaagaaaaggaaaaagaacattTGCAGAGCGCAGCCAGAGCGCGAGATGTGGCGCCGGCCAGTGAGCAGATGGTGCAGCAGCAAGGGGACTGTGACCGACGTGTAGCAGATCTCCAGGGCTGAGAGGATGcggaggaagaagtacatgggagaCTGCAACGCTGCATCTGTGGAGACTAGCGCCACGATGAGGAGATTGCCTGCCACAGTGAGCAGGTAGACGGTCAAGAACAGGGAGAAGAGGATGCCCTGCAGGTGGACCAGACGTGAGAAGCCCACCAGCACGAACTCAGTAACCAGAGAGGAGTTGGTGCCCATCTTGCTTCAGCCTTTGGTCAAGAGAGAGGGGTGGAGAAGAGCCACCACTGTGTCTGCCTGGGTACTCCTTTTTTCTTAGGCTATCAAGGCTTAGAACTGAGATGTCCAGGCACAAGCCCATGTTATACCCAGGTCATCCTAGGAACCCTGGATGGATATTTGTTTCTGGTCTTTTTGTACTATCCTCATTCTCAGAAGTACACACTGAATTCAGACTCTTCTTCTCTggcttagtctctctctctctctctctctctctctctctctctctctctctctctctctctctctctctctctctcccttaggTTTCAATTATATTCCAGGAAGGCCCAGCATTCACTATATTCCACACTGGTCTGCAATTCACctcgatcctcttgcctcagcttccagagcaCTGGAATTACCATAAGTCACCACTATATCCAGCTTTTTCATGCTTCACCATTTCCTGTCTTGGCTGGGGTGGACATTTCCTTCCCCAATGAATGGACATTTGATTCACActcagagcaggaaaaaaaaatcctattccaAATCAGGGCATTTTCTGTCCTGTTCTTTCTCTAAACTCGTTATCTTTTTATTCTccaatatttctttcttcctctcagtgATTCTCTTCTTTGATCCATTCTTTCCCATCTTCCAGAAGCGTCTTTTTATTTGCTATTATCTTACCTCAAATAGAGCTCACAGTTTGGCAGGGAAGACTCAAAATAATCAGCTCTTTCAGGCAGCTGCAGGAAATAAAGCTATTAGCTGGTTATATGAGTGAAGAGCTCTGTAATAAAAATGCAGTGGAATACAAGGCCTCCTTCAGTTGCTCATCTCCTCATCTTGGTGCTTCTCAGACTCATCCTTTTATATCATGATACATACAGAATGCCCAGACCCTGTACACAAGACAAGAGATGCAAACACTAACATGTTGCACTTCTAAATCTAAGCAAAGAAGAGTAAATTAATAATCTCAGAAGCCAGGTTCATTCAAGGTCACAAATGTACCATATAttatgtacatacacaaacatcaTTACAAATAACATGAAAGTCactatatacaataaaatatacacAACTAAAAAGATAAACTTTAGCAGATACATAAATTCAAATGGTGTGCAAAATTATAAATGCTCACATTAGAATCATGAGCCCACCCACACACTAGGTCTGCTGCAGGTCAGTCCCTGCTTTATTTTATCCGGGATctccctgtgttttcctgtacatCTTCTGTATAATGTTTTCCTACTTGGAAAAATAGCCATTGATAAAAGCAGGTGGTGCCTGGTAACTGCCTTAATTTTTCACCCTCTGCAACATGGGTCCCTCAGCAGGAGGATTTTCCTTATGTCTCTGAGGACCTGAGTCTCCCAGTACAATCTGCTTTACAATTGGGAGCGCCTCACACAACTAATTAATGTTATTTTGGAGTCTGTTCCTTAGGTGGCAGGGATCTCAGGACGGCCTGGGAGAACCTTCTGCAGACAATTTCAAGGGTTATGGGTTTCTCTCTTAGCTCTCATATATGCTCCTTGGTCAGCCgtttttatttttcccctcattattttcttctttccatcaTTGTAGATGTCACTACATCTACAAAGCCAGTAATTCTACTTATTATTAATACATTATTCATTGATATTGTTCAATAATGATTTTATAGTGTATGAGTGTAcgtgtgtttatgtgttcatgtgtctacacatagaggtcagaagttgattttttttttgtctacggtgttttactttattttattttcatttatttattgagacaggatctcattgagGCTCTAGTTAGCCTAgagctcattatgtagaccaggctacccttaaCTCTTTTAAAACAGTTCACCACCACTATCCCACTGACCAAGCCAAGGACAGGGAACCTCTTTGCCAGTGTTTGCTGCCCTGATTACAAACCTCCCCTTAAACTATACTTTTGCAGAATACTAGATTCCTCCagccatctttctcttcctttcttttctctcttactCCATTTATCTCTTTTATCCCTAACTCCTTCCTTTCTCATTCTGTCTCAAGTGGCCCAGGCTGCCTCCAAATTCTTTATATATCTGAGCACGACCCTGAATTCTTCCCTGGTCAAAACCTCCACCTTGCAAAATGTTGGGAATACAGGCATTCACCATCATGCTGGGCTTCAGCAATTTTACTTTACAATGTGATAAATATTGACAGATATAGCCTACATAAAATTCTGCTTTTAGAGTGCCTTAACTCATAAGAGTTGTAGAAGGCTTCCCTAATTTGAGAGAAGAATGTGCTGGGAGAATCAGGCCCTGAGAGACTAAAAGGAAACCCTCCTGCTGAGGGAGCCATGTTGCAGAAGGGAGAACCTGCCTTGATCAATGGCTGTTTTCCCAAGCAGAAAAGGACTACACAGGTGATGTCCAGTAAGGAGTTTGTACCACTGtctcagaagacagttttgaATGTCATAATCACAAAAGTTTAAATCTCTAAAATGTAATtctgaaagtattttaaaaattactttaaaatcatttatttacattttcaaaggaGTATCTATTTAAGGAACATAAAACATTGGAAAACAGATTACTTTATCTCACAAGTTAGgcaaaacatacaatttttttgCATGGATAGCACTCAGCTCAAGTACGTTCACGAAGCTCACATAGGTATAACACTTACGAATGTATATTGTTACAGACATTAGTCAATAAGCAAAGTCTGTAAACATAGCGATATGGCTGGCAGTTGTGTGCACAGAGCTTGATATCTGTAGTTACTTGAAATATAATGATGTTTACGACTTTCAGGGATGTTAGCTTTAGAGATTTGACCTTTTAGGATTTTGGTGTTAGAGCTTTTGCTGTTCATGACTTTCTGAGTTACAATCTGTACTGACTGTGAGATAGCACCACACACATAAAGCCTGGAGCCTTCCTGTTGACCCTTTACTGCAAAGCATATGGAAGATACAGTGCAGAGTTATCATCATGCTAGTGTTGGAGATGCGGGCTCAATTCTCAGATGCCGAAGGATACAGGAAGGTCCTGTTGAGGACACACTTTCTAGAGCTTAAGATAAACAACTATCTACCTTGCTAGCATTTAACATTTTTGTTCAGAATCAGTTAATAGATGCTTCTGTATGTGGTTTGATCCTCTAAGCTTACCCATTTTACATTCTAAATGCTCCCTTTCACAGTATAGTCATCTGTCTCTGCATTTGAGAATTATTTTGTTGGACATAGTTTATCTGCCCTTAGTTCCCACTTCTTCTCATCCCTCTACACTCATAATTCATACATTTGGTATTTTACTGAAATCCCAGGATTTTCTAGGTCCTCTTTGTGTTTTGTTATCGTTTCACATTTACCATGATCTGATTGTCCTAACAACTCCTCTTTGTAAGCTGTGATATTCTGCCTGACACTTGGCTCATCTTATTGATGTGGCTTTCCATTGAACTTCTTATCTGACATGTTaagattttatttccaaaattttGATTTCCTTTTTCCCAGTATTGGTACATCTTTGTTGAATATGTTTCATTGTTTCCTCTATTGTTCTTCTTATTTCATCCATGTGTTTATTTGTATATTCTTTTAATTCATTCAGGACGTTATTCAtgttctctttgagacagggtttctctgtgttccctggTTGTCCAGGagctccctttgtagaccaggctggtcttgaacttacagagatccacctgcctctgcctcctcagtactgggattaaaagcatgtgccacctttccccttctgagtgagattcatgcaTTCTACATTGGGACCTCCTTATTACTAAGTTTCTTTGGGTCCGTGGGTTGTAGCATATTTATCTTGCATTTTTATGGCAAAtgcccacttataagtgagtataaaccatgcatgtccttttgactctgtttttttttttttttaatcttagccattctgatggtgtaaaatggaatctcagggttgttttgatttgcatttctctgacgactaaggactttaaatatttatctaaGAGCTTCTCGGCCATTTAAGACTCCTTTGTTGACAATCCTctgttaagctctgcaccccatttttcaACTTGGGTTATtgctggagtctaacttcttgagttctttatatattttggctatTAGTCTTCTGTTGGTTGTAGGGTTGATGAAGAGCCTATCCTAATCTCTAGGCTGCCCTTTTGTCCTagtaacagtgtcctttgccttacaaaagcttttcagtttcatgaggtcccatttgttaattgttgatcttagagtctgagccattgTTGTACTGTTTAGGATATTGTCTCCTATGccattgagttcaaggctatttcccactttctcctttattagatttagtgtatcctgctttatgttgatgtccttgatttggacttgaattttgtgcagggtaataaatacagatctatttacattcttctacacacagacatacagttagactagcaccatttgttggaaaagctttcttttttcctttgtaaggTTTTGGCTCCTTTGTAAACAACTAATTGTCCATAGGGGTGTTGGTGTATTTCTGgatctttgattcaattccattgatcaacctgtgtATTTCTGTACCAAtccctgcagtttttatcactattgctctgtagtacaaattGAGATCAGGAATGGGGATACCTTCAGAAGTTTttgtattgttcaggattgttttagacaTCCTGGATTTTATggctttccatatgaagttgagaatttctctttcaaggactgtaaagaattgtgttggaattctaatgggaatttcattgaatatgtagatcGCTTTTGATAAGATGAACATTTTCAGTATGTTAATCCTAAGGGTCCATGAACATaagagatcttcccatcttctgatattttctttaatttcttcatggATTTGAACTTCTGGTTATAatgatctttcacttgcttaggtAGAGTTACTGCACGATATTacattatttgtggttattgtgaagagtgttgtttccctaagttctatttcagtccatttatcatttgaaTAAAATAGGGTCACTAATTtctatgagttaattttatatcaagccaatttattgaagttgtttatcagctgtaggaattctttggtggaattttggtggtcacttatgtatactatcatattatcatctttgaatagtgataccttgacatTCTTCCAATTTCTATCTTCTTGATCTCCAATTTCTATCTTCTTGTCTTatttctctggctagaacttcaagaactatattgacTAGATAGGGAGATAGTAGGAAGCCTTGTCTTGTCCATaactttagtgggattgtttcaagttttcctccatttaatttgatgttgcctactggtttactgtatatagcttttattatgcttaggcaTGTGCCTTGAATCactgatctctctaatacttttaacatgaaggggtattagatttttgtggaagagtttttcagcatctaatgagatgatcatgtgatttttttccctttgagtttgtttatatagtggattcattgatggatttctttttctttttctttctttttttttttctgattttcatatattgaaccacccctgcatccctggcatgaagTCTGCTTGACTgtggtgaatgatgtttttgatgtgtagTCGggtttggtttgcaagaattttattgagtatttttactcCTATTAGGATGATTCATTAAGTACCATTTATAGGGTTCAAAcacttttctagtccaaagttccgAAGTCTTCTATATTCCATCAAACAACATGGTCAATACTCCACTCCCCCATATCAGAGCTACTTATAgaagacaacacttaattggaggTTTGGTAACACTTTCAGAGGGTGAACTCATGACTATTGCAGCAGGCAGATAGGCAGGCCTAGtgatggagaagtagctgagagcttacacctGATCCATAAGCAGGAGACATAGACTGAgattgagatagatagatagatagatagatagatagatagatagatagatagatagacagacagacagactacagATATAGAGAGGTCTGGTGTGagcttttgagacctcaaagcccacccttcaTTGGTATACCTCCTCCAAAAGGGCTATGCCTCCTAATGCTACCAAAACTGTTCTACCAATtagggactaagcattcaaacatatgagctaaGCACACTAGTATTAGTATGAGGCCAACAGAAGGAATACTTAAAGAAGGAAATATAAATAGGAGGGACAGTAAAGAAGGAGGTAAGGCAGCTGTAGTTAAAGGTAGTCATGATCTTCTGTGCTCAGTACCTGGCCATTGGTAGGATTGTGGCCAGGAGTAGGTATCCACAGTGAAGCCCAGGAATTCTAGCATAGTAATGCTGCTCAAAACATAGCCTACCATCTTAGCGGCAGGTATGTgtacaagaaagtgaaagatctggtTAGCATCACAGAAGAAGTGGTTGATTTAGCTTAATGTGCAGATGAGATTTGtataaggaggaaggaggggaacatGGGGCATAGGAAATGCACAGACCACCATATCCTAACCAGATATGATAGGGGACTGAGCAATAATGGGTGGCAGAGTAGGTAATAAATGGCCCCACAGCAGTCAAAAGTCATAtgattgggactggagagatggctcagtggttaaaagcattggctgttCATACATAAGACTCAGGTTCAATTTATAACACcaaatggtagctcacaattttctgtaactctagttccagagaatctgattccCACTCCAGTGGAGTGGGtgtgacaagtccaaaagcttggctgcAGTCCTGTGGCAAACAGTTTCACAGAAACTGATTTCCTGGAGGTCCTTGGCATCTGGTAACACAGATATGGCCCAGATTTGTCCTTGTGATAGTCGGTGGAGGGTTTTGCacgctttctttcagtattgttttattataggtgaccccaaggaatgatttgacaaatagccaAGTTAGATTGAACATTGCTTCCTGACCTCCACCAGTGTCCCAATATTCTAGTTAATcgttgagctgaccctgggctctgaatttcataagaatgtttCTTATTCAGACAAAATGCCTCAGGCACTTCAATTTACTGGATAGAGTTAGAAATTTCGAGTCaagttcaacaaagtaaacttagaattctcattacagttaTGTATAGCAGACTACATTATATAATAGAAGGAACTAGAGCCAATACTTAGAATAACAgttgagtcactcccatatgtaggaatttacaatggtctaggaagAAGGTGGGTTATGGTTTAAggagtattgtattattcatgaaagagtTAGTAAGAATGGAACccccctggtgcatgtttttcataAAGCCCAAAGGAATAGCATAATTGGGTgtttactaagggacccctgaTGGTGGGTTATACAATAGACTGGAATTGTGGCTAGGGTGTGAAGCCCTCAAACCTGGCTCCTAAGAATAActgactttagatagggctgatttttatctcagttgtaaacactgcctggttcctgccagtttttatgtatgcatttctctgttttgtttaaagAGTCACTATGCATTGGATGACCTTATTGTATCTTGGCTGATGTAttacctaacttccttgttttcttctgtaatgactatataagtctgatgcttgctttgaaaGATTGCATTTAGATTCAGCACTCTCTTGTGTTCGTGTCTTTTGTCACTCGCTGACTCCTTGCCCGCCTGAGTACCAGAACCCTGATTTTCTCAAAGGT contains these protein-coding regions:
- the Olfr95 gene encoding olfactory receptor 95 yields the protein MGTNSSLVTEFVLVGFSRLVHLQGILFSLFLTVYLLTVAGNLLIVALVSTDAALQSPMYFFLRILSALEICYTSVTVPLLLHHLLTGRRHISRSGCALQMFFFLFFGATECCLLAAMAYDRYAAICEPLRYQVLLSRRVCVQLAGAAWSCGALVGLGHTSFIFSLPFCGPNAVPHFFCEIQPVLQLVCGDTSLNELQIILAAALIILCPFGLILSSYGRILVTIFRIPSAAGRRKAFSTCSSHLVVVSLFYGTAIFIYIRPKASYDPTTDPLLSLFYAVITPILNPVIYSLRNADVKAALKRSIQKMGPSEI